One Peribacillus simplex NBRC 15720 = DSM 1321 genomic region harbors:
- a CDS encoding PadR family transcriptional regulator, with translation MILKLLQSGDKYGYEISKLIYMNSNEQYEIKEATMYSSLKRLEKDGCIISYWGDATQGGRRKYYKITPIGEDTYTQNKNDWEQAKLILERLL, from the coding sequence ATGATTCTAAAACTCCTGCAAAGTGGCGATAAATATGGTTATGAAATCAGCAAACTGATATATATGAATTCCAATGAGCAATATGAAATTAAAGAAGCGACGATGTATTCCAGCTTAAAACGTCTGGAAAAGGACGGATGCATCATCTCTTATTGGGGTGATGCCACACAAGGCGGAAGAAGGAAATATTACAAAATCACCCCGATCGGGGAAGACACATATACCCAAAATAAAAATGATTGGGAGCAGGCCAAACTAATACTTGAGCGCCTCCTATAA
- a CDS encoding class I SAM-dependent methyltransferase, producing the protein MNNSWNKVIYKVWSPIYDKIFNSLLFLDARKRIFEEMHFHDDAKVLFVGVGTGADLELIKNLDLEITAIDLSADMLKKAMEKFDNTSINFLEMDAQHMEFENESFDYIVGSLVLSVVPDANDCLQEMIRVLKEYGKIILFDKFISKDEVLSLPKKLLRPIIRFLGTDIGLRFEDLFSRHDKNMKIEEDRPIMLNGMYRKIIISKRM; encoded by the coding sequence TTGAATAATTCGTGGAATAAAGTGATTTATAAGGTTTGGTCGCCGATTTATGACAAAATCTTCAACTCTCTTCTCTTTTTAGATGCCAGGAAAAGAATATTTGAAGAGATGCATTTTCATGATGATGCAAAGGTTCTGTTTGTGGGTGTAGGAACGGGGGCAGATTTGGAGCTGATCAAGAACCTTGACCTTGAGATAACGGCGATAGACCTGTCAGCGGATATGCTAAAAAAAGCGATGGAGAAATTTGATAATACATCGATCAATTTCCTCGAGATGGATGCACAGCATATGGAATTCGAGAATGAATCGTTTGACTATATAGTGGGAAGTTTGGTCCTTTCCGTCGTACCTGATGCCAATGATTGTCTTCAGGAAATGATCAGAGTTTTAAAAGAGTATGGAAAAATAATACTATTCGATAAGTTTATTTCTAAAGATGAAGTGCTTTCACTACCCAAAAAGCTTCTGCGACCCATCATTAGATTTTTAGGAACGGATATCGGCTTGCGGTTTGAGGACTTGTTCAGTAGACATGATAAGAATATGAAAATTGAAGAAGATCGACCGATCATGCTGAATGGAATGTATAGAAAGATAATCATCAGTAAACGGATGTAA